Proteins encoded in a region of the Pseudoxanthomonas sp. genome:
- a CDS encoding peroxiredoxin produces MSIQVGERIPEVTLKRIREGVETVDTTTLFDGRKAVLFAVPGAFTPTCSEKHLPSYVQHFDDFRSRGIEVFCVSVNDPFVMQAWGKTQHVPDGLQMLADGNADLAKALGLEMDASAYGMGIRAKRFALYAEDGVVKHVFVEAPGEYKVSGAEHMLEQLG; encoded by the coding sequence ATGAGCATCCAGGTTGGCGAGCGCATCCCCGAAGTGACCCTCAAGCGCATCCGCGAAGGCGTGGAAACGGTGGACACCACCACCCTGTTCGACGGCCGCAAGGCGGTGCTGTTCGCGGTACCGGGCGCATTCACTCCGACCTGCTCGGAGAAGCACCTGCCCAGCTACGTGCAGCATTTCGACGACTTCCGCAGCCGCGGCATCGAGGTCTTCTGTGTCTCGGTCAACGACCCGTTCGTGATGCAGGCCTGGGGCAAGACCCAGCACGTGCCGGACGGCCTGCAGATGCTGGCCGACGGCAATGCCGACCTGGCCAAGGCGCTGGGCCTGGAGATGGACGCCAGCGCCTACGGCATGGGCATCCGCGCCAAGCGTTTCGCCCTGTACGCCGAGGACGGCGTGGTGAAGCACGTGTTCGTGGAAGCCCCGGGCGAGTACAAGGTATCCGGCGCGGAGCACATGCTGGAACAGTTGGGCTGA
- a CDS encoding Hsp20/alpha crystallin family protein, which produces MSIVQYNPWGNARGLQDEIKQVFDRFLGEADADQSNVVTSQWAPRVDIREDADRFVILADIPGVDPKDIEIHMDKGILTLRGERVAEKKEDGTRFSRVERVYGTFYRRFSLPDSANPDGITASGRHGVLQIDIPKKPETTPRRIQVQ; this is translated from the coding sequence ATGAGCATCGTGCAGTACAACCCCTGGGGCAACGCCCGCGGCCTGCAGGACGAGATCAAGCAGGTCTTCGACCGCTTCCTGGGCGAAGCCGACGCCGACCAGTCCAACGTGGTGACCAGCCAGTGGGCCCCGCGCGTGGACATCCGCGAAGACGCGGACCGTTTCGTGATCCTGGCCGACATCCCCGGCGTGGATCCCAAGGACATCGAGATCCACATGGACAAGGGCATCCTGACCCTTCGCGGCGAGCGCGTCGCGGAGAAGAAGGAGGACGGCACGCGCTTCTCCCGCGTCGAGCGCGTCTACGGCACGTTCTACCGCCGTTTCTCGCTGCCGGACAGCGCCAACCCCGACGGCATCACCGCCAGCGGCCGGCACGGCGTGCTGCAGATCGACATTCCGAAGAAGCCGGAAACCACGCCGCGCCGCATCCAGGTGCAGTGA
- a CDS encoding alpha-2-macroglobulin → MRAFFIGLLAATALAGCKRNESGQLPEASGEPIKAQAAKVEGFALVGAYPDQHDGDLAIALEFSRPLVSSQDFDTLLVVKDANGAAVKGSWVLDDKGLVLRFPSVEAAKDYEVTLKAGLSAADGTRLGKDDTRKVHTGELEPAVGFASQGSVLPARESRGLPVVSINVPEVDVEFLRVTEKQLPKFFAEYQRGGRRGSWDLDSDYGDSTPLGKLAEPVYLNRFVLGGKPNERVLTYLPIQDIRELQDPGLYFAVMKRTGKFAGEFETAFFTVSDIGLHTRAYKDTLFVHTASLQDGSATGGVELKVLDARGEAILAGKTDGNGNALLNYTLDAGHVLVATRGKDVSMLPFNQPALDLSEFAVAGREQAWFDVFAWSGRDLYRPGETVRISALLRDNDGKPVPAPKQGGGQPVFLRLKQPDGKVFRETRLQPGAQGYFSFEQAIPAEAPTGRWQVEFRTDPASKEAVQGMTLRIEEFLPERMKLDLDAAPVLKPGQPLKLKATAAYLYGAPASGNRFTAKLAVAVEQHPLEQLPGYFFGDPTMELPKEAKDVIDTTLGETGVLEEDIALPAEAKPRSPIAAIVSGSVYETGGRTVNRTLKRVLWPADALVGVRPLFDDKDGADANANAGFEVVRMDAAGKPKPGKGLKATLVRELRDYHWNHSDDGGWDYDFTRRFENKETRTLDVGTGASKIDFPVEWGEYRLDVFDPATGLTTRYPFRAGWSWDDQNRGLDARPDKVKLALDRTGYKAGDTLNVTVTPPHAGKGLLMVESDRMLYVQAIDAKPGSTFSIPVTKDWERHDVYVTALVFRGGSAPSKITPARAVGVAHVPMDRRDRRVAVGLSVPKQMRPEQNLPVTVSVPELAGKMAHVTVSAVDVGILNITRFPVPDANAQFFAQRRLGVDAYDIYGRVIESFEGGSAKMRFGGDMALSALPQAKRPTSRVQTVDLFSGPVRLDGKGNARVALKVPDFNGTLRVSALVYSDTRYGNRDRETVVRAPIVAEASLPRVLAPGDRSTVTLDVQNFTGKAGAFKVLVNGEGPLSIGEGSRTADLSVDAKRTLTFPITAGEGYTTAQVRVRVEGNGFRVDRRYDVPVRAGWPAVLRSRTQVLDSLVPVEMGAGFADGLMPGSVTARMTVSALPPIPFASALKGALEYPYGCAEQTTSKGYAALELDDATAKLLGIDGLEVKKRRERMEGAFGRLASMQVANGHFSMWGNDDYINPGLTPYIAEFLLDAREGGFAVPDAVLQKALTRLSEDLLAGGAQFYGYDRRDHLKFANQAYAGYVLARVNRAPLGTLRALYDNERGKTLTGLPLVHLGIALSLQGDKTRGAKAIAEGFAKTGDRPEYLGDYGTKLRDDALMIALVHERKLAKPEYDRRAISLGRELDARRNSGWMWLSTQEQVALARLGKALMVDQKKLVSGQWSIGGDAEAIAPVRLFGRSVDHATLARGLRFTPEGSPPLYASLDVAGIPRSAPAPDDRQIGIERRYYTTDGQEWKGGTLKEGEALIVRVGITANVAIPDALFTDLLPAGLEIENFNLGDAKQWAEVVVDGIAISDRGSAADVKHEEFRDDRYVAALKLERRGTAKLFYLVRAVTPGTYTVPPSLVEDMYRPDIRGVGRASPATITVVQP, encoded by the coding sequence ATGCGCGCGTTTTTTATTGGCCTGCTGGCAGCGACGGCCCTGGCCGGCTGCAAGCGCAACGAGTCCGGGCAATTGCCCGAAGCGAGCGGCGAGCCCATCAAGGCACAGGCCGCCAAGGTGGAAGGCTTCGCCCTGGTCGGCGCCTATCCCGACCAGCATGACGGCGATCTCGCCATCGCGCTGGAGTTCAGCCGTCCGCTGGTGAGTTCGCAGGATTTCGACACGCTGCTGGTGGTGAAGGACGCCAACGGCGCGGCGGTGAAAGGCAGCTGGGTGCTGGACGACAAGGGTCTGGTGCTGCGCTTCCCGTCGGTTGAAGCGGCCAAGGATTACGAGGTCACCCTGAAGGCCGGCCTGTCCGCCGCCGATGGCACGCGCCTGGGCAAGGACGACACGCGCAAGGTCCACACCGGCGAGCTGGAACCCGCGGTCGGCTTCGCCTCGCAGGGCAGCGTGCTGCCGGCGCGCGAGAGCCGGGGCCTGCCGGTGGTGTCGATCAACGTGCCGGAAGTGGACGTGGAGTTCCTGCGCGTCACCGAGAAGCAGCTGCCCAAGTTCTTCGCCGAGTACCAGCGCGGCGGTCGTCGCGGCAGCTGGGACCTGGACAGCGACTACGGCGACAGCACGCCGCTGGGCAAGCTGGCCGAGCCGGTCTACCTCAACCGCTTCGTGCTGGGCGGCAAGCCCAACGAACGCGTGCTGACCTACCTGCCCATCCAGGACATCCGCGAGCTGCAGGACCCCGGTTTGTACTTCGCCGTGATGAAGCGAACGGGCAAGTTCGCCGGCGAGTTCGAGACCGCCTTCTTCACCGTCAGCGACATCGGTCTGCACACGCGCGCGTACAAGGACACGCTGTTCGTCCACACCGCCTCGCTGCAGGACGGCTCGGCCACCGGCGGCGTCGAACTGAAGGTGCTCGATGCCCGTGGCGAAGCCATCCTGGCCGGCAAGACCGACGGCAACGGCAATGCGCTGCTGAACTACACGCTGGACGCCGGTCACGTGCTGGTGGCCACGCGCGGCAAGGACGTGTCGATGCTGCCGTTCAACCAGCCGGCGCTGGATCTGTCGGAGTTCGCTGTCGCCGGCCGCGAGCAGGCGTGGTTCGACGTCTTCGCCTGGTCGGGACGCGACCTGTACCGGCCTGGCGAGACCGTCCGCATCTCCGCCCTGCTGCGCGACAACGACGGCAAGCCGGTGCCGGCGCCCAAGCAGGGCGGCGGCCAGCCCGTGTTCCTGCGCCTGAAGCAGCCCGACGGCAAGGTGTTCCGCGAGACGCGCCTGCAGCCGGGCGCGCAGGGCTATTTCAGCTTCGAGCAGGCGATCCCGGCGGAAGCGCCGACGGGTCGCTGGCAGGTGGAGTTCCGCACCGACCCGGCCAGCAAGGAGGCGGTGCAGGGCATGACGCTGCGCATCGAGGAATTCCTGCCCGAGCGCATGAAGCTGGACCTGGACGCCGCGCCGGTGCTCAAGCCGGGCCAGCCGCTCAAGCTCAAGGCGACGGCCGCCTACCTGTACGGCGCGCCGGCCAGCGGCAACCGCTTCACCGCCAAGCTGGCGGTGGCGGTGGAACAGCATCCGCTGGAGCAGTTGCCCGGTTACTTCTTCGGCGACCCGACGATGGAACTGCCGAAGGAGGCCAAGGATGTCATCGACACCACGCTCGGCGAGACCGGGGTGCTGGAAGAGGACATCGCGCTGCCGGCGGAAGCCAAGCCGCGCAGTCCCATCGCCGCCATCGTCTCCGGCAGCGTCTACGAGACCGGCGGACGCACGGTCAACCGCACGCTCAAGCGCGTGCTGTGGCCGGCCGACGCGCTGGTCGGCGTCCGTCCGCTCTTCGACGACAAGGACGGCGCGGATGCCAACGCGAATGCCGGCTTCGAGGTCGTGCGCATGGACGCCGCCGGCAAGCCGAAGCCCGGCAAGGGACTGAAGGCGACGCTGGTGCGTGAACTGCGCGACTACCACTGGAACCATTCCGACGACGGCGGCTGGGACTACGACTTCACCCGCCGCTTCGAGAACAAGGAGACGCGCACGCTGGATGTCGGTACGGGCGCGTCGAAGATCGACTTCCCGGTGGAGTGGGGCGAGTACCGGTTGGACGTGTTCGATCCCGCGACCGGCCTGACCACGCGCTATCCGTTCCGCGCCGGCTGGAGCTGGGACGACCAGAACCGCGGGCTGGATGCGCGCCCCGACAAGGTCAAGCTGGCGCTGGACAGGACCGGCTACAAGGCCGGCGACACGCTGAACGTCACGGTCACCCCGCCGCATGCCGGCAAGGGCCTGCTGATGGTCGAGAGCGACCGCATGCTGTACGTGCAGGCGATCGACGCCAAGCCCGGCAGCACGTTCTCCATTCCGGTGACCAAGGACTGGGAGCGCCACGACGTCTACGTCACCGCACTGGTGTTCCGTGGCGGCTCGGCGCCCAGCAAGATCACGCCGGCACGCGCCGTGGGCGTGGCGCACGTGCCGATGGACCGTCGCGACCGCCGCGTTGCCGTCGGTCTGTCCGTGCCGAAGCAGATGCGGCCGGAGCAGAACCTGCCGGTCACCGTCAGCGTTCCCGAACTCGCCGGCAAGATGGCGCACGTCACCGTGTCCGCCGTGGACGTGGGCATCCTCAACATCACCCGCTTCCCGGTGCCGGATGCCAACGCGCAGTTCTTCGCGCAGCGCAGGCTGGGCGTGGACGCGTACGACATCTATGGACGCGTGATCGAGAGCTTCGAGGGCGGCAGCGCGAAGATGCGCTTCGGCGGCGACATGGCGCTGTCGGCCCTGCCGCAGGCGAAGCGGCCGACCTCGCGCGTGCAGACGGTCGACCTGTTCTCCGGTCCGGTAAGACTGGACGGCAAGGGCAATGCACGCGTCGCGCTCAAGGTGCCGGACTTCAACGGCACGCTGCGCGTGTCGGCGCTGGTCTATTCCGACACGCGCTACGGCAACCGTGATCGCGAGACCGTCGTGCGCGCGCCCATCGTGGCCGAAGCCAGCCTGCCGCGCGTGCTGGCGCCGGGCGACAGGAGCACGGTGACGCTGGACGTGCAGAACTTCACCGGCAAGGCGGGCGCCTTCAAGGTACTGGTGAACGGCGAAGGCCCGCTCAGTATCGGCGAAGGCAGCAGGACCGCCGACCTGTCGGTGGACGCCAAGCGCACGCTGACGTTCCCGATCACCGCGGGCGAGGGCTACACCACCGCGCAGGTGCGCGTGCGCGTGGAGGGCAACGGCTTCAGGGTCGACCGTCGCTACGACGTGCCGGTGCGCGCGGGCTGGCCGGCGGTGCTGCGCTCGCGCACGCAGGTGCTGGACAGCCTGGTGCCCGTGGAGATGGGGGCGGGCTTCGCCGACGGACTGATGCCGGGTTCGGTGACCGCGCGCATGACCGTCAGTGCGTTGCCGCCGATTCCGTTCGCCAGTGCGCTGAAGGGCGCGCTGGAGTATCCGTACGGGTGCGCCGAGCAGACCACCAGCAAGGGTTACGCGGCGCTGGAACTCGACGACGCCACCGCCAAGCTGCTGGGCATCGACGGACTGGAAGTGAAGAAGCGTCGCGAGCGCATGGAAGGCGCGTTCGGACGGCTGGCATCGATGCAGGTGGCGAACGGCCACTTCTCGATGTGGGGCAACGACGACTACATCAACCCGGGCCTGACGCCGTACATCGCCGAGTTCCTGCTGGACGCGCGCGAAGGCGGCTTCGCCGTGCCGGACGCGGTGCTGCAGAAGGCACTGACCCGCCTGAGCGAGGACCTGCTGGCCGGCGGCGCGCAGTTCTACGGTTACGACCGGCGCGACCACCTCAAGTTCGCCAACCAGGCCTACGCCGGTTACGTGCTCGCGCGCGTCAACCGTGCCCCGCTGGGCACGCTGCGCGCGCTGTACGACAACGAGCGCGGCAAGACCCTCACCGGCCTGCCGCTGGTGCATCTGGGCATCGCGCTGTCGCTGCAGGGCGACAAGACGCGCGGCGCGAAGGCGATCGCCGAAGGCTTCGCCAAGACCGGCGACCGTCCGGAGTACCTGGGCGATTACGGCACCAAGCTGCGCGATGATGCGCTGATGATCGCTCTGGTGCACGAGCGCAAGCTGGCCAAGCCGGAGTACGACCGCCGTGCGATCTCGCTGGGCCGCGAGCTGGATGCCCGCCGCAACAGCGGCTGGATGTGGCTGAGTACGCAGGAGCAGGTCGCGCTGGCCCGTCTGGGCAAGGCGTTGATGGTGGACCAGAAGAAGCTGGTGTCCGGCCAGTGGAGCATCGGTGGAGACGCCGAGGCGATTGCGCCGGTCCGCCTGTTCGGCCGCAGCGTCGATCACGCAACGCTCGCACGTGGCCTGCGATTCACGCCGGAAGGTTCGCCGCCGCTGTACGCCTCGCTGGACGTGGCCGGCATTCCGCGCAGCGCACCGGCGCCGGACGACCGCCAGATCGGCATCGAGCGCCGCTACTACACGACCGATGGCCAGGAGTGGAAGGGCGGCACGCTGAAGGAGGGCGAGGCGCTGATCGTGCGGGTCGGCATCACCGCCAACGTCGCGATCCCCGATGCGCTGTTCACCGACCTGCTGCCGGCGGGCCTGGAAATCGAGAACTTCAATCTCGGCGACGCCAAGCAATGGGCCGAGGTCGTGGTCGACGGCATCGCGATCAGCGACCGCGGCAGCGCGGCGGACGTCAAGCACGAGGAGTTCCGCGACGACCGCTACGTGGCCGCGCTGAAGCTGGAGCGCCGCGGTACCGCCAAGCTGTTCTACCTGGTCCGCGCGGTGACCCCGGGCACATACACCGTGCCGCCGTCGCTGGTGGAGGACATGTACCGTCCGGACATCCGCGGTGTCGGCAGGGCGTCGCCGGCGACGATCACGGTGGTGCAGCCGTAG
- the gyrA gene encoding DNA gyrase subunit A, whose product MADTAKEIIPVNLEDEMRRSYLDYAMSVIVGRALPDVRDGLKPVHRRVLFAMNELGNHANKPHVKSARIVGDVIGKYHPHGDQSVYDTLVRMAQPFSLRYMLVDGQGNFGSVDGDSAAAMRYTEARMARLTHELLADIDKETVDFQPNYDEKEQEPTVLPTRFPNLLVNGSAGIAVGMATNIPPHNLSEVVNGLIALIDNPELDVDGLMQYIPGPDFPTGGIINGTAGIIAGYRTGRGRVRMRAKADIEVNDDNGRESIIVTEIPYQVNKARLIEKIAELVKEKKLEGISELRDESDKDGMRIYIEVKRGESAEVVLNNLYLQTPMESVFGINMVALVDGRPQLLNLKQMLEAFVRHRREVVTRRTIFELRKARNRAHILEGLTVALANIDEMIELIKTSANPQEARERMLAKTWEPGLVGSLLAAAGAEASRPEDLPAAIGFVDGRYQLSEAQATQILEMRLHRLTGLEQEKLTEEYRQLLETIAGLIRILENPDVLLQVIRDELLNVKAEFGDERRSEIRHSEEDLDILDLIAPEDMVVTLSHAGYAKRQPASAYRAQKRGGRGRSAAATKEEDFIDQLWLVNTHDTLLTFTSSGKVFWLPVYQLPEAGSNARGRPIINWIPLEPGEKVQAVVPVRDYEEGKFVFFATKNGTVKKTPLTEFAFKLARGKIAINLDEGDALVGVALTDGERDIMLFASNGRAVRFSESLVRAMGRTATGVRGMRLAEGADADVEGEQDEGEAGDGEGAAVIADTGSEVVSLVVVDGEGDILTASERGYGKRTPVADYPRKGRGTRGVIALKTTERNGRLVGAIQLSDHHEVLLISDGGTLVRTRAAEISQVGRNTQGVTLIRLADGETLQAVERLDASLDDDEGAEGVPGVVATTPEATDSPPEA is encoded by the coding sequence ATGGCCGATACCGCCAAGGAAATCATCCCCGTCAACCTCGAAGACGAGATGCGCCGCAGCTATCTCGATTACGCGATGAGCGTGATCGTGGGGCGCGCGCTTCCGGATGTCCGCGACGGCCTGAAGCCTGTCCACCGGCGCGTCCTGTTCGCGATGAACGAACTGGGCAACCACGCCAACAAGCCGCACGTGAAGTCCGCCCGCATCGTCGGTGACGTGATCGGTAAGTACCACCCGCACGGCGACCAGTCGGTCTACGACACGCTGGTGCGCATGGCGCAGCCGTTCTCGCTGCGCTACATGCTGGTCGACGGCCAGGGCAACTTCGGTTCGGTCGATGGCGACTCCGCCGCCGCCATGCGTTACACCGAAGCGCGCATGGCCCGGCTCACCCACGAGCTGCTGGCCGACATCGACAAGGAAACCGTCGATTTCCAGCCCAACTACGACGAGAAGGAACAGGAGCCGACGGTCCTGCCGACGCGCTTTCCGAACCTGCTGGTCAACGGGTCGGCCGGCATCGCGGTGGGCATGGCCACCAACATCCCGCCGCACAACCTGTCGGAGGTGGTCAACGGCCTGATCGCGCTGATCGACAATCCGGAACTGGATGTCGATGGCCTGATGCAGTACATCCCCGGCCCGGATTTCCCCACCGGCGGCATCATCAACGGTACTGCCGGCATCATCGCCGGCTACCGCACGGGCCGCGGCCGCGTGCGCATGCGCGCCAAGGCCGACATCGAGGTCAACGACGACAACGGCCGCGAATCGATCATCGTCACCGAGATCCCGTACCAGGTGAACAAGGCGCGGCTGATCGAGAAGATCGCCGAGCTGGTGAAGGAGAAGAAGCTCGAGGGAATCAGCGAGCTGCGCGACGAGTCCGACAAGGACGGCATGCGCATCTACATCGAGGTCAAGCGCGGCGAATCGGCCGAGGTCGTCCTCAACAACCTGTACCTGCAGACGCCGATGGAATCGGTATTCGGCATCAACATGGTGGCGCTGGTCGACGGCCGTCCGCAGCTGCTCAACCTGAAGCAGATGCTGGAAGCGTTCGTGCGCCACCGCCGCGAAGTGGTGACCCGCCGGACCATCTTCGAACTGCGCAAGGCGCGCAACCGCGCCCACATCCTGGAAGGCCTGACGGTCGCGCTCGCCAACATCGACGAGATGATCGAGCTGATCAAGACCTCGGCCAACCCGCAGGAAGCGCGCGAGCGCATGCTGGCCAAGACCTGGGAGCCGGGCCTGGTCGGCTCGCTGCTCGCCGCTGCCGGCGCCGAAGCGTCGCGCCCGGAAGACCTGCCGGCCGCGATCGGTTTCGTCGACGGCCGCTACCAGCTCAGCGAGGCGCAGGCCACGCAGATCCTGGAAATGCGCCTGCACCGCCTGACCGGCCTGGAGCAGGAAAAGCTGACCGAGGAATACCGCCAGCTGCTGGAGACCATCGCCGGCCTGATCCGCATCCTCGAGAACCCGGACGTGCTGCTGCAGGTGATCCGCGACGAACTGCTGAACGTCAAGGCCGAGTTCGGCGACGAGCGTCGCAGCGAGATCCGCCACAGCGAAGAAGACCTGGACATCCTGGACCTGATCGCGCCGGAAGACATGGTGGTCACGCTGTCGCACGCCGGTTACGCCAAGCGCCAGCCGGCCAGCGCCTACCGCGCGCAGAAGCGCGGCGGCCGCGGCCGCAGCGCGGCGGCGACCAAGGAAGAGGATTTCATCGACCAGCTGTGGCTGGTCAACACGCACGACACGCTGCTCACCTTCACCAGCAGCGGCAAAGTGTTCTGGCTGCCGGTGTACCAGCTGCCCGAGGCCGGCTCCAATGCGCGCGGCCGTCCGATCATCAACTGGATCCCGCTGGAACCGGGCGAGAAGGTCCAGGCCGTGGTGCCCGTGCGCGATTACGAGGAGGGCAAGTTCGTCTTCTTCGCCACGAAGAACGGCACCGTCAAGAAGACGCCGCTCACCGAATTCGCGTTCAAGCTGGCGCGCGGCAAGATCGCGATCAACCTGGACGAAGGCGACGCGCTGGTCGGCGTGGCCCTGACCGACGGCGAGCGCGACATCATGCTGTTCGCGTCCAACGGCCGCGCCGTGCGCTTCTCCGAGTCGCTGGTGCGCGCGATGGGCCGTACCGCCACCGGCGTGCGCGGCATGCGCCTGGCCGAAGGCGCGGACGCGGACGTCGAGGGCGAGCAGGACGAGGGCGAGGCGGGCGACGGCGAGGGCGCGGCGGTCATCGCCGACACCGGCTCCGAAGTGGTCAGCCTGGTGGTGGTCGATGGCGAAGGCGACATCCTGACCGCGAGCGAGCGCGGCTACGGCAAGCGCACGCCGGTGGCCGACTATCCGCGCAAGGGCCGCGGCACCCGCGGCGTCATCGCGTTGAAGACCACCGAACGTAACGGCCGCCTGGTCGGTGCCATCCAGCTCTCCGACCACCACGAGGTGCTGCTGATCTCCGACGGCGGCACGCTGGTGCGCACGCGCGCGGCGGAAATCTCGCAGGTGGGCCGCAACACCCAGGGCGTCACCCTGATCCGCCTGGCCGATGGCGAGACCCTGCAGGCGGTGGAGCGTCTGGACGCGTCGCTGGACGACGACGAAGGCGCGGAGGGCGTACCCGGCGTGGTCGCCACGACACCCGAGGCGACGGACTCGCCGCCCGAGGCCTGA
- the pbpC gene encoding penicillin-binding protein 1C has translation MQTRRFSALLTWLRWATVVVLVALLILDFVCPPPLPKTRDTSTLVVARDGTPLRAFADRDGVWRYPATPDTVSPLYLQALLNYEDRWFWKHPGVNPWALVRAAGQFAQHGRVVSGGSTLTMQVARMLDRHSRTPWGKAKQMLRAVQLEAHLSKREILTLYLERAPFGGTIEGVDAASWAYLGKPASRLSHAEAALLAVLPQSPSRLRPDRHPDAARVARDKVLQRMADLGVWSKAEVEDARIEPVVARSLQAPMSAALLAERLRQKQPRASRITSTIDAGLQRTLEERVQGYFSALPARTSAALLVVDNATMEARAYVGSVAFGDRERLGHVDMVQAWRSPGSTLKPFLYGLALDDGLIHSESLLVDAPQSFGGYRPGNFDAAFNGPVSAADALRLSLNVPAVDLLDRVGPSRFSARLANNGLVLRYPRGAQPNLSLILGGTGARLEDLVGAYAGLNRGGLSGRVRYTTQDPASDRRLLSPGAAWIIREVLEAHPRPGYGSGVLDTGNRPRVAWKTGTSYGFRDAWALGSTRRYTVGVWVGRPDGTPLPGQYGAVTALPLMFEVIDSLPRSPGDAGPVPPPAGVLEQAICWPLGTLAEAESPALCQRKRDAWILGGNVPPTFAERDARLWSAGRERFEVDAGTGLRLSGDCTRPHEARSTEIARWPALASPWLPARERAASRLPPLSPDCQPDGRDAAEELRIDGLNDLATLARAPGSEHGVRLQLRALGTDMRVQWLLDGRWIAETRGPQTFQQDFMEIGEHQLTALADSGAWARVRFKVLR, from the coding sequence ATGCAAACGCGACGTTTCTCCGCACTGTTGACCTGGCTGCGCTGGGCCACCGTCGTCGTGCTCGTGGCGTTGCTGATCCTGGACTTCGTATGTCCGCCCCCGCTGCCGAAGACCCGCGACACCAGCACGCTGGTCGTCGCGCGCGACGGCACGCCGCTGCGCGCCTTCGCCGACCGCGATGGCGTGTGGCGCTATCCCGCCACGCCGGACACCGTATCGCCGCTCTACCTCCAGGCGCTGCTGAACTACGAAGACCGCTGGTTCTGGAAACATCCCGGCGTCAATCCGTGGGCACTGGTGCGTGCGGCCGGCCAGTTCGCGCAGCATGGGCGCGTAGTCTCGGGTGGCTCCACGTTGACCATGCAGGTCGCGCGCATGCTGGACCGCCACTCGCGCACGCCGTGGGGCAAGGCCAAGCAGATGCTGCGGGCGGTGCAACTGGAAGCGCACCTGTCCAAGCGCGAGATCCTCACGCTCTACCTGGAGCGCGCGCCGTTCGGCGGCACCATCGAAGGCGTGGACGCGGCCAGTTGGGCGTATCTCGGCAAGCCGGCGTCGCGGTTGTCGCATGCCGAGGCCGCGCTGCTCGCCGTCTTGCCGCAATCGCCCAGCCGGTTGCGCCCGGATCGCCACCCCGACGCCGCCCGTGTCGCACGCGACAAGGTGCTGCAGCGCATGGCCGATCTCGGTGTCTGGTCGAAGGCCGAGGTCGAGGATGCGCGCATCGAACCCGTGGTCGCCCGCAGCCTGCAGGCGCCGATGAGCGCGGCGCTGTTGGCCGAACGCCTGCGCCAGAAGCAGCCGCGCGCCTCGCGCATCACGTCCACGATCGACGCCGGCCTGCAGCGCACGCTGGAAGAACGCGTGCAGGGCTACTTCTCCGCACTGCCTGCGCGTACGTCCGCCGCGCTGCTGGTGGTCGACAACGCCACGATGGAAGCGCGCGCCTATGTCGGGTCGGTGGCGTTCGGCGATCGCGAGCGGCTCGGTCACGTCGACATGGTGCAGGCCTGGCGGTCGCCGGGATCGACGCTGAAGCCGTTCCTGTACGGGCTGGCGCTGGACGACGGACTGATCCATTCCGAGAGCCTGCTGGTGGACGCGCCGCAGTCGTTCGGCGGTTACCGTCCCGGCAACTTCGACGCCGCCTTCAATGGCCCGGTCAGCGCCGCCGACGCGCTGCGCCTGTCGCTCAACGTGCCGGCGGTGGACCTGCTGGATCGCGTCGGCCCGTCGCGTTTTTCCGCACGCCTGGCGAACAACGGCCTGGTGCTGCGCTACCCGCGCGGCGCGCAACCGAACCTGTCGCTGATCCTCGGCGGCACCGGCGCGCGCCTGGAGGATCTGGTGGGTGCGTACGCGGGTCTGAACCGCGGCGGATTGTCGGGCCGCGTGCGCTACACCACGCAGGATCCGGCTTCGGACCGTCGCCTGTTGTCGCCCGGTGCGGCATGGATCATCCGCGAGGTGCTGGAGGCGCACCCGCGGCCCGGCTACGGCAGCGGTGTGCTGGATACCGGCAACCGTCCGCGCGTGGCCTGGAAGACCGGCACCAGCTACGGCTTCCGCGACGCGTGGGCGCTCGGCAGCACGCGCCGTTACACGGTCGGCGTATGGGTGGGTCGTCCGGACGGCACACCGCTGCCCGGCCAGTACGGTGCGGTCACCGCGCTGCCGCTGATGTTCGAGGTGATCGACAGCCTGCCGCGTTCACCCGGTGACGCCGGTCCGGTGCCGCCGCCGGCCGGCGTGCTCGAACAGGCGATCTGTTGGCCGCTGGGCACGCTGGCCGAAGCGGAGTCGCCCGCACTGTGCCAGCGAAAGCGCGATGCCTGGATCCTGGGCGGCAACGTGCCGCCGACGTTCGCCGAACGCGATGCGCGCCTGTGGAGCGCCGGACGCGAGCGGTTCGAGGTCGATGCAGGCACCGGTCTTCGACTCTCCGGCGATTGCACCCGTCCGCACGAGGCCCGCAGTACCGAGATCGCGCGCTGGCCGGCGTTGGCGTCTCCATGGTTGCCTGCGCGCGAACGCGCGGCATCGCGCCTGCCGCCCCTCTCCCCGGACTGCCAGCCCGATGGTCGCGATGCGGCCGAGGAATTGCGCATCGACGGGCTCAACGATCTCGCCACCCTGGCCCGCGCGCCCGGTAGCGAACACGGCGTTCGCCTGCAGTTGCGCGCACTCGGCACCGACATGCGCGTTCAATGGTTGCTGGACGGTCGCTGGATCGCCGAGACGCGCGGCCCGCAGACGTTCCAGCAGGACTTCATGGAGATCGGCGAACACCAGCTCACCGCGCTCGCCGACAGCGGCGCGTGGGCGCGGGTGAGGTTCAAGGTATTGCGCTGA